The genome window GACCGGGTGAACCTGCTCTACACCTATGGGGTGAGCCGCGGCCACCTCGACATTCACCGCTTTGTGGACGCGGCCAGCACCAAGGCCGCCAAGCTGTTTGGGTTGTTCCCCCGCAAGGGCACCATCGCGGTGGGCAGCGACGCCGACCTGGTGGTCTACGACCCCCACTACCGGGGCACCATCTCGGTCAAGACCCAGCACGTCAACAACGACTACAACGGATTCGAGGGCTTTGAGATTGATGGCCGGCCTAGCGTGGTGACAGTGCGGGGTAAAGTGGCGGTGCGGGACGGGCAGTTTGTGGGTGAGAAAGGGCGGGGTAAGCTCCTGCGGCGCGAGCCCATGTACTTCTAAATGAAGCCGAGATGGGTCTTGAATTTGCTGGGTGGGATCTGCCTGTGGATAGCGGTTCTGCTGGCGCTGGGGGGTAGTTCGGCCTGGGCGCTTTTTGCGGTGGTGGGTGGGTTCCTCTTGGTGCTGGCCCAAAGGGGCTTTAGGAGGGAATAGATAACGAATAAAAGTTTATGCGTACTTCCGTAAAATCCCCCTAATGAGGTAGATGATGCTGATACCCCCTGACCAACTGCTGGTGTTTGCCCTGGCCAGTCTGGCCCTGCTCCTGATACCGGGGCCGGCGGTGCTTTACATCGTTACCCGCAGCGCTGCGCAGGGGCGTGCGGCGGGTCTGGCCAGCGTGCTGGGTATCCAGTGCGGGGGCATGGTACACGTGCTGATGGCTACCCTGGGTCTTTCGGCCATCCTGCTCTCGAGCGCCCTGGCTTTCAACCTGGTTAAGTATGCAGGTGCGGCCTATCTGGTGTACCTGGGCCTGCGAACCTGGCTCTCCAGGGAGCCCCTCGAGCTAGGCGCGGTCGCCCGCCAGCCCATGCACCAAATTTTTCTGCAAGGGTTTGTGGTCAACGCCCTGAATCCCAAAACCGCACTGTTCTTTTTTGCCTTCCTGCCCCAGTTTGTAGACCCTGTACGGGGGGCAGCCTGGGCCCAGTTTTTGTTGCTGGGGATGGTTTTTATAAGCCTGGCCACCCTGAGTGATGGGGCCTATGCCCTGTTGTCGAGTTCGCTGGGAAGCCTTTTGCGCTACAAAGCCCGTGAGCCGCGCTTCGCCCAGGGACAGCGGCTCATTACCGGGGGCATCTACATCGGGCTGGGCCTGACCGCGGCCCTGACGGGCAACCGCCATAAATAGGGAAGATGATGATGCAAGCCAATACCTCTCCAGAGCTATCCGCCAAAGGTTCGAACGCAGCGGCCATCGTTTCGGTGCGGGATGTCTCGATGGTGTTTCAAAACGGAACGGTGGCCCTCAAAGACGCCAACCTCGAGATCGCCCAGGGGGAGTTCATCAGCCTGATTGGGCCCTCGGGTTGCGGTAAAACCACCCTGCTGCGTCTGCTGGCCGACCTGATTCAGCCCTCTTCGGGCACCATCCGCATCGGGGGTAAAAGCCCCGAGGAGGCCCGCAAGGCACGGGCCTACGGCTACGTCTTCCAGGCCCCCACCCTGATGGAGTGGCGCAATGTGCTCTCGAACGTGATGCTGCCCTTGGAGGTGATGAACTTTCCCGTACAGGAGCGCAGGGCAAGGGCCGAGCGGATGCTGGCTTTGGTGGGGCTGGAGAAGTTCGCCAGGCACTACCCCTGGCAGCTTTCGGGCGGGATGCAGCAGCGGGTCTCCATCGCCCGGGCCCTGGCTTTCGACCCACAGCTTTTGTTCATGGATGAGCCCTTTGGCGCCCTGGACGAGATTACCCGCGAGAACCTGAACCTGGAGCTTTTGCGCCTGTGGCGCGAGACCGGTAAAACCATCATCTTTGTGACCCACTCCATCCCCGAGGCGGTCTTCCTGTCCACCCGGATCGTGGTGATGACCCCGCGCCCCGGCAAAATCGAGACCGTCATACCGGTAGACCTGCCCCAGCCCCGCACCTTCGAGACCCGCGAGACCACCCGCTTTTTCGAACTGGCTACCGAGGTGCGGGAGGCCCTGCGCAAAGGCCACGGCTACGAGGTGACCGAGTGATGCGAATCTCGCCCAATCTGGTGCCCATGCTGGTGGTGGCCCTGGTGGTGCTGGCGCTGTACTGGCCGCTGATGTACCTGGCAAATATCCCGGTAGCGCAGCGGGCGTTGGATACGGGCGCGGCCCTGCCCTGCGAGACTGCTTTTGAGTGTGCAACCCAGCTTAGGAGCCCGGTGTTGCCTTCGCCCCAGCAGCTCTGGAACGGCTTTGGCAACCTGATGTTCCCCCTCAATTCACCCAACGCCATTCCCATCAATGCGGCTGTTACGGCCTTCGAGACGGTGGTGGGTTTGCTGCTGGCGGCGGTGGTGGGCTTCTTTTTTGCGATTGGGATGGTGGCCTCGAGGGCCTTTGAACGGGCATTGCTGCCCTGGATTGTGGCCTCCCAGACCGTCCCCATCATCGCCATTGCGCCCATGCTGGTGGTGCTGCTGGGGCAGTATGGGGTGCAGGGCTGGCTGCCCAAGGCCATCATTGCGGCCTATATCGCTTTTTTCCCCATCACCATCGGGGTTGCCAAGGGCCTCAAAAGCCCCGACCCCATGGCCCTCGACCTGATGAAAACCTACAACGCCAGCCACTGGCAAACCTACCTCAAGCTGCGCTTCCCGGCCTCGGTGCCCTATCTGTTCACGGCCTTCAAGGTCGCCATGACAGCGGCCCTGATCGGGGCCATTGTGGCCGAGATCTCCACCATCAGCTTTCAGGGCATCGGCAAGATGCTGGCGGAGAACTCGAGGGCCTCGGATGTGGTGGCGATGTGGGTGATTATGCTCTCCTCGGCGGTACTGGGAATCTTGCTGGTGGCCCTGGTGAACTGGCTCGAGCGCCTGCTTACGCCCTGGCGGCGCACCGGCCCGGTGGCAGCGGGGCCCTCGAGGCCGGCTCGGGAGGGGGTGCATAGCGCGTGAGCGGGCTGTATCGTCCTTCCTCGTACTGGACGGGGTGGCTTTTACTGGGGCTGGGGTTTGGGCTATTGCTGTGGTTTATCGTGGCCTGGTGGGATCAGTCCGAACCCGCCAGCAGCACCCAGAAACTTCTGATTGGCCTGGGCTTTTTGGGGGTGGTGTGGGGCATTGCCAGGGTGGCCCAGCAGTTTGTGGACACCCCCAATCCGGTCATCGGCTTCACACCCGCGGCCCTCACCCTGCTGGCCCTGATGGTGACCGCCGAGGCCCTGCTGCGGGCCTACCAGGTACCCCCCGGCCTGATTCCGACCCCCAGCCGGGTGCTTTCAACCTTGCTGGAAGTGCGGGATGTGCTTTTGCAGGACGCGTTCCAGACCGTCGTGCTGGAGGCCCTGGTGGGCTACCTAATCGGCTGTAGCCTGGGCCTGATTACGGCCTTGCTAGTGAGCCGGTATGTATTTTTGGAGCGTGGGCTGCTCCCTTACGCCACGATCTTTAGCAGCATTCCCATCGTGGCCCTGGCCCCGGTTCTGGTCAAGATGATTGGCATTGACTGGCCCTCCAAGGCCGTGATCGTAGCTGTTACCGTGTTTTTTCCCATGGTGGTCAATACCTTCCGGGGCCTGACCGAGGTGAGCCCGCTCTCGCTCGACCTGATGCGCTCGTATGCAGCCGGGGAAGTGCAGCAGTACCGCTGGCTGCGCCTGCCCAACGCCCTGCCCTTTATCTTCAACGCCCTCAAGCTGGGTACGACCCTGGCTATGATTGGGGCCATTGTGGGCGAGTTTTTTGGGGCCAACGGGCAGGGGCTGGGTTTTCGTATCCAGATCGAGGCTGGGCGTTTTGGCTTCGATATCGTCTGGTCGGCCATCATTGTGGCCTCGGTGATAGGCATTGCCTGGTATGGCCTGGTGGCGTGGCTCGAGCGGAGATTAACTGGATGGCACGTGTCCTTTCGCTAGCGACCTTTACGCCAGGCTCGCACCTTCGGTCTCGAGCGTAGGTTTACGGGATGGCACGTATCTTTCCGCTAACGACCCTTGCGCCAGGCTCACACCTTCGGTCACCCCGCTGCGCGGCGAAACCGGCATCTCGAGCGGAGGCTAACCGGATGGTGCGTATTCTTCCGCTAAGTGCCCTACCACTGATTTTTCCTCATCCTGGGGCCCCTGCGAGAAGTGCAAATGCGCGGTTTGCTTCGATGAGCCAAGGGGCAAAGCTTCCCGTGAGGTACTTAGCAAGGGTGTGGAGCGTTAGCTTCACCTGCTTTTGGCTAATAAGGAGGTGAAAAGAGCGCGCTTGACAAGAGGGTTGTAGGGTGCAGTAGGCTACCGTTTGAAGTCGTTCTGGCACAAAAGGAGGCAAGGATGAAGAAGTGGTCGGTCTTGTGGGTACTGGCAGTCTTCGTGTTGGCATCGCTGGCGAGCGCACAGCAAAACCTGGTCAAGGTCAACTTGCAGCTCAAGTGGTTTCCGCAAGCCCAGTTTGCGGGTTTCTTTGTAGCCAAGGAGCGGGGCTTTTTCCGGGCGCAGGGGCTGGATGTAACCCTGCTGCCGGCGGGCGACCAATCCCCCATTCAGGTGGTGCAGTCCGGCGCAGCCGACTTCGGCACGACCTGGATTGCCGACTTGCTCACCGCTCGGGAGCGCGGTATTCCGGTGGTGCACCTGGCCCAGATTTTCCAGCGCTCGGGCTTTACGCTGGTGGCGCTGAAATCCACCGGCATCAAGGACCTGTGCAAAGACCTGAAGGGTAAGAGCGTGGGGGTCTGGCCCTCCGGCAACGAGTACCCGGCGGTGGCTTTGTTCCGCAAGTGCGGCCTGACCAGCTCGCTGGATCCCAGGGTAACCAACCCCGATGTTACCGCGGTAAGCTACCCCTTCGACCCGGCTTTGGTTTTCCCCGACAAGGTGCAACTGGTCTCGGCCATGATCTACAACGAGGTCAACCAGATTGCCGGACTGGGCTACGACGAGACCAAGGTGGATGTGTTCAAGCTGGCCGATGAAGGTATCAACCTGCTCGAGGATCTCCTATTCACCACCGAACGGGTCTTGAACGAGCGCAACTTCAAGGGTTCAGGCCTGACGGGCCGGCAGGTAGCCGCCCGCCTGATTCGGGCCTCCATCCAGGGCTGGAACTGGGCGGTGGCCAACCAGGCCGAAACCGTCGAAAAGTACGTGCTGCCCTTCTGCGGTAACACCTGCAAAGGCTCCGGCACCCGCGCCGATGCCAAGGGCCACCAGACCTGGCAGATGGCTGAGATCGCCAAACTCTACAACGCTGGGGCCACCGCTAAGGGCTGGCCGGGTTTCCTGGTGCCTGCCGACTACCAGGCCTCGGTGCGCCTGCTGCGCGAGCAGGGCATCCTGACCAAAGACCCTCCAGCGGCCACCGTGGACTATGGCCCCTGGGAAGCCGCCACTGGCAAGCGGGCTCGAGACTGGAAATAACCTGAGCTTGAGCAAGAAATGATTGTGCCAGGGGGCGGACAGTGTGTCGCCCCCTATTTCACCCCAGGGCTACGCTTTTTGGAGACAACCATGCTAAACCCCAAACGAACCGTTGAAGAACTCAAGGAACTGCGTGACCTGACCGCCGACGAAAACGGCGCCTGGCGGGTGGCCTGGACCGATACCTGGCTCAAAGCGCGCGAATGGTTCAACCGCAAGCTGGAGGGCCTACCGGTAGAGCAACACTACGACGCCGCCGGCAACAACTGGGTGACGCTCAAGGGCAAAAGCGAAAAAGCCCTTCTGATTGGGGGCCACCTGGACTCGGTGCCGGGCGGGGGCTGGCTGGATGGCTGCCTTAACGTGCTGGCGGGCCTCGAGGTTCTGCGTCGCATCGCCGAGGAGTACCAGGGGAATCCCCCGGTCACAGTGCGGCTGGTGGACTGGGCCGACGAAGAAGGGGCCCGCTTTGGGCGCAGCCTGCTGGGTTCCTCGGCCTTCTCGGGCACCCTCGAGCCCGAGCTGGAAAAAGACCGCACCGACAAGGACGGCATCCGCCTGGAGGAGGCCCTGCGGCGCTGCGGGGTAGAGATGAGCAGGATGCTCGAGGCCCGGAGCGAACAGAAAAACGCCGCAGCCTACCTCGAGCTCCACATCGAACAGGGCCCGGTGCTGCTGGACATGGGCCTGCCCCTGGGGGTGGTTCTGGGAACCTTCGGGGTCGAGCGCCACGCCATCACCTTTAGGGGCCAGGCCGCCCACTCCGGCTCCACGCCCATGCATAAGCGCAAGGATGCTTTTCTGGCCGCAGGCAAAATGGCCTCCGAGATCTACAACATCACCGACCGTAACGGAGGGGTTAGCACCATCGGAAGCTGCATCACCAAACCGGGGATTGTGACCAGCGTGGTGGCGGAATGCACCATCACCCTCGACCAGCGCCACCTCGATGCCGATGCCCTGGCCCGCCTTAAGTTCGAGGCCGAAAAAGCCAGCCAGCGCTTCGCCCGCGAGGGAGGCCTGCCGGAGCCGGAGTGGAACACCATCTGGCGGATTCACCCCATCCTGTTCCACCCCGAGCTGATCGAGTTCTGCGACCAGGCCATCCGCGAGGTGGCCGGGGTCTCGCACCGCCTGCCCTCGGGGCCCCTGCACGACGCCGCCGAGGTGGCCCGTGCCGGCATTCCCACGGTGATGATGTTCGTGCAGAGTCTGCACGGTATCAGCCACAACAAAATCGAGGACACCAAGGAAGAACACCTCGAGCTTGCGGTGCAGGCCCTGGATCGGCTGGCCGAGAAAACCATGCACTGGATTGCCAAGCAGTAGGGTATGCACCTGCCCACCCTGCGCCAGATTCTCGAGCTTCCCGCCTTTGCCGGGGCAGAACTGCTCTCGGGGCAGGGTCGGCTCGAGGCCCCCATCACCTGGGTGCACGTGGCCGAGGTGCTGGACGTGGCCCGGCTGCTGTCGGGGGGCGAGCTGGTGCTTTCCACCGGCCTCGAGCTCTCCCGCAGCACGCCCGAGGCCCAGGTGGCCTATGTGCGCTCGCTGGCCGAGGCCGGGGTGGGTGGGCTCGGCCTCGAGTTGGTGCAGTGGCTCACCGAGGTGCCCCCGGAGATGCTGCAAACCGCCCGAATGCTGCAATTCCCCATTCTGGCTTTTCGCACCGAGGTGCGCTTTGCCGACCTGACCCGCGCGGCCCACGAGCGCATTCTGCGCCCAGCGGTGGATAAGGAAGAGCCGCTGCTGGACTCCCTCCTGGAGGCCCTGGTCGAGACCGGCCGCGACCGCAGCTTTCTGCAGCGCCAGCTAGGGGCTATCCTGAACCTGCCCAGCCGGCCCCGCAGCACCCTGCTGGCTACCCTGGAAGCCCTGCTGGCCTCGCAGTTCAACATTGCCGAGACCGCCCGCCGGCTGGGGGTGCGCCGGCAGAGCATCTACTACCGCCTCGAGCAGCTCAGGGGCATGCTGGGCGACCTCGAGAGTCCCGAACGGCGGCTGGGGTTGTGGGTGGCGCTGGAGCTGCTCAAGCGCTGAGTCAAGCCGGTGTGCAAAAGGCTATTCTGAGCGCGGTTTCTGCTAATACCCGTTGTTGCAGGGTCGTTTCTGGACAAAATAACCTATACGCGGAGGGTCGGCTGAGCTTGTCGAAGCCGATCCACACGCCGCATAGAACGGTAGTGGGCTCCCAACACGGCGTGCTGCTCGAATCGCTCTGACTTATACCGGTTCCGCTTGAACCCTTCGCCTGTGGGTGTAATCAAAGG of Meiothermus sp. contains these proteins:
- a CDS encoding ABC transporter permease, with amino-acid sequence MSGLYRPSSYWTGWLLLGLGFGLLLWFIVAWWDQSEPASSTQKLLIGLGFLGVVWGIARVAQQFVDTPNPVIGFTPAALTLLALMVTAEALLRAYQVPPGLIPTPSRVLSTLLEVRDVLLQDAFQTVVLEALVGYLIGCSLGLITALLVSRYVFLERGLLPYATIFSSIPIVALAPVLVKMIGIDWPSKAVIVAVTVFFPMVVNTFRGLTEVSPLSLDLMRSYAAGEVQQYRWLRLPNALPFIFNALKLGTTLAMIGAIVGEFFGANGQGLGFRIQIEAGRFGFDIVWSAIIVASVIGIAWYGLVAWLERRLTGWHVSFR
- a CDS encoding PucR family transcriptional regulator: MHLPTLRQILELPAFAGAELLSGQGRLEAPITWVHVAEVLDVARLLSGGELVLSTGLELSRSTPEAQVAYVRSLAEAGVGGLGLELVQWLTEVPPEMLQTARMLQFPILAFRTEVRFADLTRAAHERILRPAVDKEEPLLDSLLEALVETGRDRSFLQRQLGAILNLPSRPRSTLLATLEALLASQFNIAETARRLGVRRQSIYYRLEQLRGMLGDLESPERRLGLWVALELLKR
- a CDS encoding Zn-dependent hydrolase; this encodes MLNPKRTVEELKELRDLTADENGAWRVAWTDTWLKAREWFNRKLEGLPVEQHYDAAGNNWVTLKGKSEKALLIGGHLDSVPGGGWLDGCLNVLAGLEVLRRIAEEYQGNPPVTVRLVDWADEEGARFGRSLLGSSAFSGTLEPELEKDRTDKDGIRLEEALRRCGVEMSRMLEARSEQKNAAAYLELHIEQGPVLLDMGLPLGVVLGTFGVERHAITFRGQAAHSGSTPMHKRKDAFLAAGKMASEIYNITDRNGGVSTIGSCITKPGIVTSVVAECTITLDQRHLDADALARLKFEAEKASQRFAREGGLPEPEWNTIWRIHPILFHPELIEFCDQAIREVAGVSHRLPSGPLHDAAEVARAGIPTVMMFVQSLHGISHNKIEDTKEEHLELAVQALDRLAEKTMHWIAKQ
- a CDS encoding ABC transporter permease, with the protein product MRISPNLVPMLVVALVVLALYWPLMYLANIPVAQRALDTGAALPCETAFECATQLRSPVLPSPQQLWNGFGNLMFPLNSPNAIPINAAVTAFETVVGLLLAAVVGFFFAIGMVASRAFERALLPWIVASQTVPIIAIAPMLVVLLGQYGVQGWLPKAIIAAYIAFFPITIGVAKGLKSPDPMALDLMKTYNASHWQTYLKLRFPASVPYLFTAFKVAMTAALIGAIVAEISTISFQGIGKMLAENSRASDVVAMWVIMLSSAVLGILLVALVNWLERLLTPWRRTGPVAAGPSRPAREGVHSA
- a CDS encoding ABC transporter ATP-binding protein, which encodes MMMQANTSPELSAKGSNAAAIVSVRDVSMVFQNGTVALKDANLEIAQGEFISLIGPSGCGKTTLLRLLADLIQPSSGTIRIGGKSPEEARKARAYGYVFQAPTLMEWRNVLSNVMLPLEVMNFPVQERRARAERMLALVGLEKFARHYPWQLSGGMQQRVSIARALAFDPQLLFMDEPFGALDEITRENLNLELLRLWRETGKTIIFVTHSIPEAVFLSTRIVVMTPRPGKIETVIPVDLPQPRTFETRETTRFFELATEVREALRKGHGYEVTE
- a CDS encoding ABC transporter substrate-binding protein yields the protein MKKWSVLWVLAVFVLASLASAQQNLVKVNLQLKWFPQAQFAGFFVAKERGFFRAQGLDVTLLPAGDQSPIQVVQSGAADFGTTWIADLLTARERGIPVVHLAQIFQRSGFTLVALKSTGIKDLCKDLKGKSVGVWPSGNEYPAVALFRKCGLTSSLDPRVTNPDVTAVSYPFDPALVFPDKVQLVSAMIYNEVNQIAGLGYDETKVDVFKLADEGINLLEDLLFTTERVLNERNFKGSGLTGRQVAARLIRASIQGWNWAVANQAETVEKYVLPFCGNTCKGSGTRADAKGHQTWQMAEIAKLYNAGATAKGWPGFLVPADYQASVRLLREQGILTKDPPAATVDYGPWEAATGKRARDWK
- a CDS encoding LysE family translocator, with the translated sequence MMLIPPDQLLVFALASLALLLIPGPAVLYIVTRSAAQGRAAGLASVLGIQCGGMVHVLMATLGLSAILLSSALAFNLVKYAGAAYLVYLGLRTWLSREPLELGAVARQPMHQIFLQGFVVNALNPKTALFFFAFLPQFVDPVRGAAWAQFLLLGMVFISLATLSDGAYALLSSSLGSLLRYKAREPRFAQGQRLITGGIYIGLGLTAALTGNRHK